Proteins from one Corallococcus exiguus genomic window:
- a CDS encoding LysR family transcriptional regulator: protein MRDDLSGLMAFLAVARRRSFTAAASELGVTPSAVSQSLRALEVRVGVRLLQRTTRSVGLTEAGSRFLSRLEPAMHGVQDAFESLGELRDRPTGLLRLTLPRYGYQEVLGPRLAEFLTAHPDIRVDIHLDDVLVDIVQQGFDAGFRVGELVNREMIAIPVSGDIVMHVVGSPAYFANRGKPKHPRELRDHDCINYRSRTTGGLLRWGLSDGGKRIEVAVEGRAVFDDAELVLDAAVAGLGLAYVPESRIRKLLAEKRLVRVLEPYSTTLPGFFLYYPSRAQVAPKLKALIDFFKLKRRR from the coding sequence ATGCGCGACGACCTCTCCGGCCTGATGGCGTTCCTCGCGGTGGCTCGCAGACGCAGCTTCACCGCCGCCGCGTCGGAGCTCGGGGTCACTCCCTCCGCGGTGAGCCAGAGCCTCCGGGCCTTGGAAGTACGCGTGGGCGTGCGGCTCCTCCAGCGCACCACCCGCAGCGTGGGACTCACCGAGGCCGGCTCGCGCTTCCTGTCGCGGCTCGAACCCGCGATGCACGGCGTGCAGGACGCCTTCGAGTCCCTGGGCGAGCTTCGCGACCGGCCCACGGGGCTGCTGCGCCTGACACTGCCCCGCTACGGCTACCAGGAGGTGCTCGGCCCTCGCCTGGCGGAGTTCCTCACCGCCCATCCCGACATCCGCGTGGACATCCATCTGGACGACGTGCTCGTCGACATCGTCCAGCAGGGCTTCGACGCGGGCTTCCGCGTCGGTGAGCTCGTGAACCGCGAGATGATCGCCATCCCCGTGAGCGGCGACATCGTCATGCACGTGGTGGGCTCGCCAGCGTACTTCGCGAACCGCGGCAAGCCGAAGCACCCTCGCGAGCTGCGCGACCACGACTGCATCAACTACCGCAGCCGGACCACCGGCGGGCTCCTCCGCTGGGGGCTGAGCGACGGCGGAAAGCGCATCGAGGTCGCCGTCGAGGGCCGCGCGGTGTTCGACGACGCGGAGCTGGTGCTGGACGCCGCCGTCGCCGGGCTGGGGCTCGCCTATGTCCCAGAGAGCCGCATCCGGAAGCTTCTCGCGGAGAAGCGGCTCGTGCGCGTGCTCGAACCGTACTCCACCACCCTCCCCGGCTTCTTCCTCTACTACCCGAGCCGCGCCCAGGTGGCGCCCAAGCTCAAGGCGCTCATCGACTTCTTCAAGCTGAAGCGGCGGCGCTGA
- a CDS encoding oxidoreductase: MSAQGKVWFVTGSSSGFGRNIVEEVIARGERVVATARDPRTLEDLVARAPDRVLAVRLDVTKPEQVQESITAALKRFGAIDVLVNNAGYTLLGAVEETSDAELRAAFEPLFFGAVAMTRAVLPHMRERRTGTLVQLSSVSGLVPYPGAGAYSAAKHALEGLSESLAKEVAPFGVKVLIVDPGMFRTKLLGPSFRPMPELPAYAESLGPMRAWVAQSAGTQPGDPVKAAKAIVDAVDAGSPTLRLFLGPDAPAAVREKLAQVLDDVNRTEQVALSMGF, translated from the coding sequence ATGAGCGCACAGGGCAAGGTCTGGTTCGTCACGGGGTCGTCGTCTGGGTTTGGCCGCAACATCGTGGAGGAGGTCATCGCGAGAGGGGAGCGCGTGGTCGCGACGGCGCGAGACCCGCGCACGCTGGAGGACCTGGTGGCGAGGGCCCCGGACCGGGTGCTCGCGGTCCGGCTGGACGTGACGAAGCCAGAGCAGGTGCAGGAGTCCATCACGGCGGCGTTGAAGCGCTTCGGTGCCATCGACGTGCTGGTGAACAACGCGGGCTACACGTTGTTGGGGGCGGTGGAGGAGACGAGCGACGCGGAGCTGCGAGCGGCCTTCGAGCCGCTGTTCTTCGGAGCAGTGGCGATGACGCGAGCGGTGCTGCCGCACATGCGGGAGCGGAGGACGGGCACCCTCGTGCAGCTCTCGAGCGTGTCCGGGCTGGTCCCATACCCGGGCGCGGGTGCGTACAGCGCGGCGAAGCACGCCCTGGAGGGCCTGTCCGAGTCGCTGGCGAAGGAGGTCGCGCCATTCGGAGTGAAGGTGCTTATCGTGGATCCGGGCATGTTCCGCACGAAGCTGCTGGGCCCATCATTCCGGCCGATGCCAGAGCTGCCGGCCTACGCGGAGTCGCTGGGGCCCATGCGCGCCTGGGTGGCGCAGTCCGCCGGCACGCAGCCCGGGGACCCCGTGAAGGCGGCGAAGGCCATCGTGGACGCCGTGGACGCGGGCTCCCCGACGCTGCGGCTGTTCCTGGGGCCGGACGCCCCCGCGGCCGTCCGCGAAAAGCTCGCGCAGGTGCTGGACGACGTGAACCGCACGGAGCAGGTCGCGCTGTCGATGGGGTTCTGA